In Plasmodium falciparum 3D7 genome assembly, chromosome: 6, the genomic window atttatattatatatatatatatatatatatatatataatatattttattatttttatttttttttttcaatatgaaaatttcaatataaaaatatttataaaaaaaaaaaaaaaatttggaatttatatttttatgttatcaattttttttttttttttttttttttttttatattaatatttttgtatatattttattttaacaaaTTACGCAACATACAAtggaaaaataattttatataaagaaaaaatatatacatatatatttatattttaatgtaaGTACAGAGAAATATACTAATGTATAATTATGGTTATACctaaatatcaaaaaaatatatttatctatatacttataattttgttatatataaactcttaaaaataatatatgtatgtacatatacacatatagaaaaaaaaaaaaaaaaaaaaaaaaaaaaaaaggtcgatggaaaataatttaatcatacatatataatatattataataaaataagtgTATATCcactatttttaattttttttttttttgatttgattatgataatattcatttattataaaggcatgaaaaaaaaaaaaaaaaaaaaataagaaacaGGAATTATCTTgttaaaagaataatattatttgaataaaaaaatttatatatgtatatcctTTAGCATATGGAtgatgtataatattatgtgcAAATAACTGATAAAAAGTCTCGTAcgtttaataattttttaaatatacatatatatatatataatatatatatatttatttatttatatatgtattattttttataattcccCTTTTTAAAAgcttatatacatatatttatttaagtacttttattatattagtaataatatccatataaataaatacgcctcttatacatttttaaaaaataaaacatatatatataaatatatgtatatttaaaaaattatgaacataagaattatatgtataaaaaaaaaaaaaaaaaaaggaaaaaattattcttgTTTGTTACTTTTTGAccttttaataatatcaggatttttttgtttgtacaAATTATTTGATGATATGTAGAATaagaaattaattttatttttcaagcaacaaaaatataaatataaatatatatacatatatatatatatatatatataaatgtgtagATTTAATAATACGTTTGTACTCTTATATAAAAgggtttatatataatttttaaaagtttTAAAGTtggataaatattataattaatatacatTTGTATGTATttctaaataaaatatttttttatatttatcacatGTAAAATTAATTACAGCATACATTGACATATCTATATTTTGTGaggattatattttttatgtgatatttattgataatattttgtaacatatttttaatttggtTAAgcaaatacatataaaaggATTGGAtgattttaaataataaattcatattattatattatattatatgttatatattatatatatatatatatatatatatatatatgtataattttttttttttaataaatagtTCTATAATTTGTACAATTTGacaatgtattttttttcacataatagctaaaatttgaaaaatagCTAGTTCATAAAattgtacaaaaaaaaaaaaaaaaaaaaaaaaaaacgcaacgaaaaaaatttatgtgCTATGGTTAAAAAAAGTTTTGATCCATCTTTACACTTTGGTAGCTTTTTGGTGATAAAAACTTATGatggtaatatatataaaggagaattattttgttatgaTATAGTTTCagatttaataataataaaaggagataataaaaatgggacatcaaatatatatgtgcttaGAATAAGTATCATACTCGACGTAGAAATAAAACCAAAggtaaaaaatacaaatgacAATATTCCAatgattaataaaaatattgttcaaaaaatagaaaaaaaagctTTGATGGATTTTGAAAAAGCAAAGTTGCGAATTGGAATTGGGATAACGGAGGAGGCCCAAGATTTGTTTGATTTTATATGGAAAACGTAagctaaaaaaataaaatcaaacaaacatattatgtatatgtgtgtgtaggTGGTggcttacatatatatatatatatatatatataatttttttttagtcaTCCGGATTGTACTtggaataataaagatatattagtATTAAATGGTGAGGTTAGGATAAAACCACCATATGGACCTAATGATTGTATAGCTAAGAATGACAAGCTGAAAGAGAGATTTGCTACTgtggtaatatatatatatatatatatatatatatatatattaattattattatgtaatgggatgttatatatattaatatttacacAAGTTCAATGTCTTTTATATCtttgtaatttatattattcatataacacttatattaattttcttcataatttttttttttttttttttttttttttgttgcaGATATCTAAATTTCGTCAAAAGCAAAAACAAGCTCAATAAAGTTTAAgaaataattcatatttacTTCCATCCTCCTTTGAAGGAATTTTCAACAATTAACatcctttatatattttataaataatataagcaCATACGcatctacatatatatatatatatatattatatccttTTTAATGTGGgcttttatttaattctttttatattctataCATGTTCAAAatctttttaatatctttttttctttctttttttgttgaactttatatatatatatatttttttatttatttattatataaatatacttgtgaatttgttaatattttgtacacataatataaaaacatttatgTTATCTTAATACATTATTAacttattaaattaattatatcttaattaaaaaaaagaaaaaaaaatgctcTTCTTATATTCAACTTTACAATAATAaatccatatttttatattgattATTAGATAAATGTAAGGTAAAATGTGTTGTATTCTGTATGAACCCTATAAACTATTATTACTCATGGTGTTCCTCCTTTTTCGAATTCCTTTCATGTCTCTAAATTTAAATTGTTCGTCCGAATGTTCTTTTTCATTCATATGGAAAGAGGCTaaaatagaataaaaaattataaataagaaataaagatttaatttaaatatttcataggtgtaaatacatatatgaagatgtaaaaacatatttttattatatagttTAACATGTGAAATGTGTGCGAaaaattcataatatataaaaaaaaaaatatatataaattatatatacacatatatacacatatatatatatatatatatatatatatttcatctttttttcgTTTTACGCATTGTTAATTTTAAGTAGAGGACGAAAAGAATAAAAGGAACAAATACAATAGCCcactaaaaaatataacaataaaaaatatatgcatatataatatattataatataagaaacaacaatagtattatatatatatatatatatatatatatatatgtcataatttttttcaccTGAACCCATGTATTTCTCAAATATTTGGCAAAATAAATCCAAAAGTCTGGTTCAGGTGGAGGGTGAGAAATAAATCCTATTTCGctcatatttaaaataatgtgcaaaagaataaataaataaatatatacatatatatatatatattgatttatttatttcccTTATGTGTGCATATTTCTctctctttattttttttatattcaacaTTAAAAtgggataaaaaaaaaaaaaaaaaaaaaaacttctcttaacttttttttttttttttttttttttttttcttttttttttaaaaaggcTAAAATGCCATTAAAAAGTAAACTTGaaataatgaataaaaaattatacgcacatgaattaatataatgtatatatgtattttatatataacaataaatacattacctatttattatacatatgaaggtcgaatttatatataaatttgaaGCAAACTAAGAGATAACAAACAGGAgattcttcatatatatatatatatatatatatatatatatatatttacactttttatattatatattcattttaaggttaaaaataaattaaaaagtttataagattataaatatatattataaatgtttttttttcctcataAAAGTGGGTTATATACATGgatagagaaaaaaaaaaaaaaattaatacaatatatatatatatatatatatatatatatatgtatatattgaaGAATaggttaaaaaatatattgagtaaacatatatatgtacataaagTTAACATTGCAAATATCAAAAGtaatgattaaaaaaaaaatatatatacatatatacatacatatatatatatatatatatataataatttacttTTTAAAGTTACCCGTACAACAAAAATAAtggatacatatattatatatatatatataatatgtaagatttaaaaaaaaaaacttttcataaatattttttgtgtatTCACGAAGCAGCTACTTGTGCGTgcatattattttgatgatTGGGCTTATTTTGATTGTTATGTCTGTTAAGAtgattttgtttattttgtttattttgcCTATTTagtttattttgtttatcttGTTTATCTTGtttgttttgtttatttttgtgataataataataattattattattattattattattattattgttattattattgttattattattgttattattattgttattattattgttattattattattgttgtgcTTATTTctggttttatttttaagctTTTTCCTAAAGTTGTCATACTTTgttttatacatatgtgtCGATGCAGCTCCCAATAAATTATTCATCAAATTTTTACTCATATTAATTtgatgaacaaaataatcaataaatattttttggtGTGCTCTAgttttaatatttacaatatctagatcaataaaaaaatcaaatgaaTTTCCAAAGATAGAATTAATAATATCTCCTGTATATAAGGGTCCTTCTTTCCATATTAATTGTTTACTACAATTTTTAACACACATAATATCTGACGATACGTTTTGTTCTTGTTCGtgttcatcatcattattgattaattcattataattCATAAGATTtgctaatttttttaattgaatattatgatataatttagcataagaaataaaataaaaagcttttttttgataagaTACATCTTTTAAGAAGATGGCTAGTTGTCGATTCGTTGGATCCGAAGAATATGTTTgattttgaatattttgaaaatttgATAAAATTTGAAAACTGATATTTGATAAAGGATCAATAAATTTAGGTGCAACTCTAATAAATAGTTCTGCATATGTTTGTTCATTGGCTGACTGTAAAGCATAAAATTTCCCTGaataattttctttaatattttgaaGAATGGTTTCATCTAATCTTGTATTTGTTAATGAATggcaaataataataataagatacATTTTATCAATAAGTTTATGTATTAAATTTTGTTGATATTTTTGTTGATTAGAGACATGTATTTTTTGcttagataaatatattagaatttgtgataatacttttatactatcattatatctttttaacatcatatatgaaaaagcaatattataaaatatactcaGATGACATAATGTCACTTTCCAATATAATGCTTTATGATTGAGTTCTATATtagaaataatttttaaagcTGTATAATAATCTcctattaatacatataaatttaataatatacaacaaGCAAAATAAGCAAATTGATATTTactatttatttcttcattatttatattataaatattattaacaaatGTACTTTTTTCTTCTAAAGGCAATGTACTAAACTCtccttttaataataaattatgtaataCTTCAAAAACAATACTACTTTCAAAAACTTCAGTATTCCGtgtaacaaataatattccCTCTTCGTTCTTTTCtaaatcttttaataattgtaATCTATAATGACACATCGATTGATAttggtatatatattctgataaaaaatcatatatcCAAACATTTGGCATAACTAATACATTATCGTTCGAATCACCTGATAAATCAGTACATATAGTcgttataaaatttaataaacatttataattatcCCAAGAATTCTTTCGATCTTCTAAagttatatcttttattataaatacatgACGATAATATAACTCCTCATATAATGAATGAATCAAATTATGAAATCTATTTTTctgtttataaaatatatcaaccAATTTTATTGAAGGCCATCTtatattcttaaaatatatttcagaTATTGTATAAAAATCAGTGTCAAACAATTTCTTTATAGCTTCAGCATTTCGATGATAAACGAAATCgtgtaaatttattaaaaatgtttcAACTTCTTCTTCAAAACTTACTATCTCCTCAATTACATTTTCTTCAACGGGGCTCACCTCAgccatttttaaaaaataagaaaaaataaatatattacaaaattttaataatatatatatatatattcaaaattgTACCCCCAACAATAatgggaaaaataaaaaaaaaaaaaaaaaaaaaataaataaataaataaataaataaataagtaaatatatatatatatataataaataaatatatataaatatattatatatgttttattttattttttattttatttttttgataggaacaatatttatttacaattAAGCCacaaatttttttctcttgtcatatattataaatatattgttttttataaattaattcatattacattaatatttatttcttaaaaattttttatttataaacatttatatttattttttttattatatcatataaaaaatagatatatatataatgttatgtatatgtatgtatgtatatatttatttatttatttatttttatattatatatatttttttaatatagaataatattatatttatataaatacatatatatattaaaattctacagttttaaatatataataaaaatatatttatatatataaatatatacatatacatatatattatatatatatatattgcaatatataaatatgttttgtgaaaaaataaaataatatttatataataataaagtattaaaatattaaagtattaaagtatatttattattaatatattcactttctgtttcaaatatataaatatatatatataatatatatatatattctttctaATTCCTTtcatttattctttttattttttctccaccataaaaaatattatatatattatatatatatataatatatatatatatatatatatatacatatatataggtgtacatataatatatatatattaaaaaagaggTGCATTCGTAAGaggttaaataaaaaaattcaatatatatatatatatattttttttaagtatatatatttttcttacaGATAtgatgcttttttttttttttttggaggctttttatacttattaacaatattaaaaaataatataataaaaaattcataattcatataatattaaaatatatatttatatatttttaagagatccaaaaaaaataaaaaaaataaaaaaaaaaaataaaaaaaataaaaaaaataaaaaaaaaaaataaaaaaaataataaaaaataataaaaaataataaaaaataataaaaaattataaaataactgtaccaatcctttttttttaattttcaaaaaaaagtaacataaatatatattgatatgtaacactatattatatatgtatattttttttttttttttttttttttttgttcttttcttttttttccttttaattgTACacagatataatatattatatacgaAATAAGGagcatattttttaatacgttaaaaatataattaaaatattcttatatattcttGTAATAAATACTTTCCTTTCTCCTTTtccaaaaatataaatcaattattttccttcgcatatttttaaaaggttataaataaatacacacatacaaaaatatgacgtatatatgatataaatatattttttaaacaacagtttgaaaaataagaaaattatttGAATGACAACATAACTTGTAtggtcattttttttatatttcaatataAAAGCAAATGAaaatgggaaaaaaaaaaaaaaaataaagtaaaacaaataatattcttttaaatagaacaagaacaaaaaataaaataaaaaataaaaataataaaataaacaatatagaaataaaattatatacgtttatatatatatatatatatatatatatatataattttatgaaaacCTTTTTATGAGTTCCTtaactttttcatttttatttgacTGGATGTATTTCATatccataatatattttaatttcaattcttcataatttttctgcataatgaaaaaaaaaaaaaataaaaaaaaaaaaaaaaaaaatatatatatatatatatatatatatgtacatataataaatacatatttggAATGGATATACAATTTGTTTATACAAACTATAtgttatgtataaaatatgttgtcctattaattttatatttatagaatGTACtctgttatttttattttattttttatgttttgttACCTTTAATATGTTGTGTTTTGTTATAAGTTTGGCATGCTTGTCAGCCATCACAACCCAATTAGTTGCTTCATCTGCCCATGATTGTAATTGATTTTCTAAATGATtaatttgaatatttttttcatttataattttttctttttccgtTAATAATGagtgtatttttatttgttcatcATGTAATTTATCTACCATCTTCTCATAATTTTTgtcattcattttatttttagatttatctatatatatttttaatttttcttcgAGTGCTTTAACCTCGTCTTTGTATTCTTTTATGCTCTTCACGTTGccatcttaaaaaaaaaaaaaaaatatatatatatatatatatatatatatatatatatatgtaatatatatattatacatatgatatatttattcatatacatTCTTATGTTCTTCCTTTTTTACCGTTATCTTTTAGGAGCTCCATTATTTTAGCTCTTTCAATTTCAAattccttttcttttcctttctaaaaaataaataaataaatatatatatatatatatatataatttatacaaaatatatatatattttttttttttgcactTATAATATTCGCCTTACCATTAGTAGGATCTTTTTTTCcatatcttttaaaattgAATCTTTTTTTGACAACTCCATTAATAACGCCCTTGACTTGTTTTCATTTTCGATTATGCTCTTTTTCATATCAGCAACGCTTTTGGTTATGTTATTTAGGTTGATATTTAaacttgaaaaaaataaaataataaaatatataaaatgaaacaattttaagaataaaaatataataatagacatatatatatatatatgtatgtatgtatgtatgtatatatttattttacctcttgataatttcatttttttttaataattcgtTGTAATATTgatctttcttttttacaATTTCCTCGACGTTTTTTAACAAATCCAATTCCTTccaataaaataaaggatAGCATAttagtatataaataaaaaaaaaaaaaaaaaaaaaaatatatacatatatatatatatatatacaaagacATGAGAAAATATaccacacatatatatatatatatatatatatatatttatattattaccttCTTGTGTtctatcattttcatttctgtatttttttcctttttaatataaacatCAGCTAAACTTTCAATcctacaaaaataaataaataaataaatatatatatatatatatatatatatccttatatattcaatttctacatttttacatttttaaagtttttcattttttgaattttttttttttttttcttcctacATTTTGGTTATTATATGCTCCTCTCCAAAAGCATCAAAGAATACGttctaaaaattaaaaaaaaaataaataaataaataaataaatatacacatatatatatatatatatatatttatttatatatatattcatgtttatatttatctattcagtcattttatatatttgcttAGATTCctaatttaatattacatataactTTTCCATtgtattttctatatattcattttgcGAATGCATGTCGCCCTTAGGAACTTCGATTTTCATATGTTCAAAAGATTTGAATgtgttattcatatttttatattttttggtaattttatttttctcaatacataatttttctaagtttttgattttctttttataaatatctttttgtgcgttcataatttttatttcattttctaacttttttttttgttctaataaattattagtGTATTGTTTTTCTTTACCCAAATTTAAACAAGcatcttttaaatataaagcCAAATTATTACATAGCATACTATTTttgtcattatatttttctgtatcttttaatatattcacatcttgtacattttttatacatgtacctttatgattattttgtGATAAATCATTTCTCTTTATAATactttgattttttttttcatttatataatcattaatatcttcatttttaggtactttttttttttctactaaCAAAGTATCCTTTATGATAGAAGACATATTATGATCatgttcttcttttttattccaGTTTTTTGTttccttattattttgaatatgTATAGGATAAGCTTGTTGtatattcatcatattctttgaaattattaagtcctttatatttttcatattatttatatttaaagaatcgttatttaaaatatttttttttattattaacttCTTATCCATATTCATTGTTCTTTCTGTTACATCTGTAGATTCTGATTTAAAAGATGAACAAGCATGATATAACTTTCTATTTTGTGGGTTCGACATTGGtaacttatttttattattacatttatatgttacATTTTCTTTCCCTTCCTCAATTttgtatatacaaatatcTTGGTTACTATAGCTTATATTCATTTCGTTTTTAACATTCCTTTGGATATTACATTTCTCTGTCTTTAAATTGTTGTCATCACAATAATTAGTCTTATTCTTTctataagaaatatttaaaatattgcacacttcttttttttcctcatCATTGTATAGAGAATCTTCCATTTGATATTTGTCTTTATTTCCATTCATGTTTCCATTTGTTCCTCCATTTGTTCCTCCATCCCTGCTTCCATTTGTTCCTCCATTCATGCTTCCATTTGTGCCTTGCTTATTTAGTTGCTCCTTATtccttttttcattaaatatacCTTGTGCATTCTCCTGCTTAGATATACAAATATCACCATCATCGATAATACCTTTTTCTTTACTGTTCTTATATTCGATCATTTTTTCTATAGTCcctatcatttttttatgatcATCCATATTGTATTTGTCTTCTTTTCCATAATTAATTGTAAGAGGGTTTGAGTTTCCCTTTTGTTTTGAACTTGaatgatttttatttttatcagaAAAATTggataattcttttatattacaattatgtatattataatcatccatatgaatattttctttattcatattttctttattcatattttctttattcatattttctttattaatcTTTTCCTTATTAATCTTTTCCTTATTAATCTTTTCCTTATTAATCTTTTCCTTATTcacattttctttattaatcttttccttattcatattttccttattaatatttataaggtCACTATTCGATGTAAGCATGATTTCTTCACAGTCGCTATCAAACATATCACTCTCCTCCATAGAGGAAAAGTTGGTTAGAGTTGACTTATCCATGTCTCTATTTTTGTACAATATTTCTTTAAGTACATCATTagtctttttattttccttaaaAACAGATGGAAAGCAAATATTTCTTCCTTCCTTTTGTTTATACGTTTTATGTAATGAATTTATTGTAATctccattttatttttctttattttattattctctGTATCATTCTTATGACAATGTTTTGTATAAGAACAACGTTCttttgtatttaatatattattattttcatgattaatatttatattattatttgtattcctattatttattttttcattcaaGTATTCTTCGTTATGTCTTTCACATGATggaaaaatgtttttttttttttccttcacAAGAGATTTGTTTATGTTATcattactttttatatatttataaatattttttttacaattatTTGCCTTTTCTACATAAGACACATTTGATTCTTcagatatataattcttttctttagtattcaaaattttcttcttaatattatctctttctctatttttattttgaaccTGATTTTCTTCTGTTTGGTTATTATCCCAGACAAAttctcttttattattatcacaacTTTTCAATTTTATACATTCTTGGTTTTTTTTCCATGAATTTTGAGACGACATAATATTTGAAGAATTCCTGCTTACATTATAACTAATATGTTTAATCAGATCAtcgatttttttttcatcttcatcttcatttattgaatataaaaattttttttccctaGTTTTAcaagaatataaatttttattattaaatgtgTCTTTTATGAATAAACTTTTATCTTTCTctttaacttttttttcttcaccataatgattattatcatcaccataatgattattatcatcaccataatgattattatcatcaccataataatttttatcatcaccataataatttttatcatcaccatcattattgttatcatcaccatcattattgttatcatcaccatcattattatcatcaccatcattattgttatcatcaccatccttattgttatcatcaccatcatatccttcttcttcattttctttattattcctTTTCCTTATCAATGCATATTCTTCTTCCTCGTTACTTTCAATTTCTGTATCATCTTCGCTATATAGAGGAGAACATTTCGATGACCTATTTATATTCGATTCACCATTGTCTTGAGAAGTATCATCATAaacttctttttcttcatatgttATGTCacttaaataattatttgtatttttattgttttccAATTTATTAATCTTGTTAAATGATTTCCCCATTTTTTCcattatataagtatattcaTTCGAACTATCATCTTCGTAAAATGATTCTTCTTCATCTCTATCGTTAGgacaattttttatattttccttatatTCGTTAATATTATGATCATCCACTTtgtccttttttattttttcatccaatatttccttttcttcCAAACGGTCATTTAATTCGGttccttttttcttattctttGGGTTCAAACTATAATTCTCTTCCTCAAc contains:
- a CDS encoding eukaryotic translation initiation factor 3 subunit L, putative, which produces MAEVSPVEENVIEEIVSFEEEVETFLINLHDFVYHRNAEAIKKLFDTDFYTISEIYFKNIRWPSIKLVDIFYKQKNRFHNLIHSLYEELYYRHVFIIKDITLEDRKNSWDNYKCLLNFITTICTDLSGDSNDNVLVMPNVWIYDFLSEYIYQYQSMCHYRLQLLKDLEKNEEGILFVTRNTEVFESSIVFEVLHNLLLKGEFSTLPLEEKSTFVNNIYNINNEEINSKYQFAYFACCILLNLYVLIGDYYTALKIISNIELNHKALYWKVTLCHLSIFYNIAFSYMMLKRYNDSIKVLSQILIYLSKQKIHVSNQQKYQQNLIHKLIDKMYLIIIICHSLTNTRLDETILQNIKENYSGKFYALQSANEQTYAELFIRVAPKFIDPLSNISFQILSNFQNIQNQTYSSDPTNRQLAIFLKDVSYQKKAFYFISYAKLYHNIQLKKLANLMNYNELINNDDEHEQEQNVSSDIMCVKNCSKQLIWKEGPLYTGDIINSIFGNSFDFFIDLDIVNIKTRAHQKIFIDYFVHQINMSKNLMNNLLGAASTHMYKTKYDNFRKKLKNKTRNKHNNNNNNNNNNNNNNNNNNNNNNNNNNNNNNNNYYYYHKNKQNKQDKQDKQNKLNRQNKQNKQNHLNRHNNQNKPNHQNNMHAQVAAS
- a CDS encoding lsm12, putative; amino-acid sequence: MVKKSFDPSLHFGSFLVIKTYDGNIYKGELFCYDIVSDLIIIKGDNKNGTSNIYVLRISIILDVEIKPKVKNTNDNIPMINKNIVQKIEKKALMDFEKAKLRIGIGITEEAQDLFDFIWKTHPDCTWNNKDILVLNGEVRIKPPYGPNDCIAKNDKLKERFATVISKFRQKQKQAQ